A portion of the Tindallia magadiensis genome contains these proteins:
- the rsmB gene encoding 16S rRNA (cytosine(967)-C(5))-methyltransferase RsmB — protein MKKTPREKAVEAIQLVVEKKSFSNIVVNEFIHQENWSKEDTNLFVNIVYGTLDQMMRLEGYLGILSKRPVKKMQPQIKYILLASIYQMLNFDRIPDFAIVNEAVKITKKTNHSASGFVNGILRNFARQKDDLAKRMVPSQSLESLSLHYSYPKWIIHEMIAYYGHGATLNILEINKQRPDLFLRCNLLKCKPNELIHSLKIDGIIVEQTQWIPEALKLIESERHLMKSKAYLNGWFQIQSLGSMMAVDILDPVPGEKIFDMAAAPGGKSIFMAERMKNTGEILAGDLSVKRLNQLKGHIDRMGISNIITKVHDATVVEHSFTNSFDKVLLDAPCSSLGMIRRKPEIKYAHKNKEQLIEISKIQKEMLRTASKYVKPGGVILYSTCTMLPYENEDVVMEFLEKESEFMLDGEGMKFLNPTIHENFDGFFIAKIRRLEQ, from the coding sequence ATGAAAAAAACACCACGAGAAAAAGCGGTTGAAGCAATTCAGCTTGTAGTTGAAAAAAAATCTTTTTCTAATATAGTCGTTAATGAATTTATTCATCAAGAGAATTGGTCAAAAGAGGATACTAACCTTTTTGTGAACATAGTATATGGAACACTAGATCAAATGATGAGATTAGAGGGTTATCTTGGGATTCTTAGCAAAAGGCCAGTAAAAAAAATGCAGCCTCAAATCAAATATATCTTACTGGCTTCCATCTATCAAATGTTAAATTTTGATAGGATACCAGACTTTGCTATTGTGAATGAAGCAGTAAAAATTACTAAGAAAACAAACCATTCTGCCAGTGGATTTGTTAACGGGATATTAAGAAACTTTGCTAGGCAAAAAGACGATTTAGCTAAAAGAATGGTGCCTTCACAATCACTAGAGTCTTTGTCCTTACACTACTCATACCCCAAATGGATTATTCATGAAATGATAGCCTATTATGGTCACGGTGCTACTTTGAACATCCTTGAAATAAATAAACAGAGGCCTGATCTGTTTCTTCGTTGTAATTTGCTAAAATGTAAGCCAAACGAGCTGATACATTCACTTAAAATTGATGGGATTATTGTAGAGCAAACACAATGGATACCGGAAGCACTTAAGCTAATTGAATCTGAAAGACATTTAATGAAGTCGAAGGCTTACCTAAATGGATGGTTTCAGATTCAGAGTCTTGGTTCAATGATGGCAGTCGATATATTAGATCCTGTGCCAGGCGAAAAAATATTTGACATGGCAGCGGCTCCTGGTGGAAAAAGTATTTTTATGGCAGAAAGAATGAAGAACACGGGAGAAATACTAGCTGGAGATCTTTCTGTGAAAAGATTGAATCAACTGAAAGGTCATATAGACCGTATGGGAATTAGTAATATTATAACGAAAGTACATGATGCGACTGTTGTAGAACATTCGTTTACAAATAGTTTCGACAAAGTATTGTTAGATGCACCGTGCTCTAGTTTAGGGATGATTCGACGGAAACCGGAAATAAAATATGCCCATAAAAACAAGGAACAATTGATCGAGATATCTAAAATTCAAAAAGAAATGCTGAGAACGGCTTCTAAGTATGTGAAACCTGGTGGTGTTATTCTTTACTCTACTTGTACGATGCTACCATATGAAAATGAAGATGTCGTAATGGAGTTTCTGGAAAAAGAGTCTGAGTTTATGCTTGATGGAGAAGGAATGAAGTTCTTAAATCCAACGATACATGAAAATTTTGACGGATTTTTTATAGCTAAAATTAGAAGGTTAGAGCAATGA
- a CDS encoding zinc metallopeptidase: MIYLIPAIIFAMYAQNKVKVTFSKYLRIASRKGYTGREVARMILDDHNLQNIPIEMSQGYLSDHYDPRNRILRLSKEVYQGTSVAAVSVAAHEVGHALQHANGYAPLTIRNSIFPIASFGSSMAWFFVIGGFIFDSLNLIDVGILLYLAAVLFQVVTLPVEFNASSQAIHLLGAGGFITQDEMPHSKKVLNAAALTYVAAMATALAQLMRLILIRNRRS; encoded by the coding sequence ATGATTTATTTGATTCCTGCGATTATTTTTGCTATGTATGCTCAAAATAAAGTGAAAGTAACTTTTTCTAAGTATTTAAGAATTGCTTCTCGAAAAGGGTATACCGGGCGTGAAGTGGCACGAATGATTCTAGATGATCATAATCTTCAGAATATACCCATCGAAATGAGTCAGGGATACTTATCTGACCATTATGACCCTAGGAATCGAATCTTACGTCTTTCAAAAGAAGTATATCAAGGAACGTCAGTTGCGGCTGTTAGCGTTGCAGCGCATGAAGTAGGGCATGCCTTGCAACATGCCAATGGATATGCACCTCTTACAATACGAAACTCAATCTTTCCTATTGCAAGTTTTGGTTCTTCAATGGCGTGGTTTTTTGTAATAGGAGGTTTTATTTTTGATTCTTTAAACCTGATAGATGTTGGGATTTTACTATATCTGGCAGCTGTTCTTTTTCAGGTGGTAACGTTGCCAGTGGAGTTTAATGCGAGTAGCCAAGCGATCCACTTATTGGGTGCTGGCGGTTTTATTACCCAGGATGAGATGCCTCATTCTAAAAAAGTCTTAAATGCAGCAGCACTCACTTATGTTGCTGCTATGGCAACAGCTTTGGCGCAATTGATGAGATTGATTTTGATAAGAAACAGAAGATCATAA
- a CDS encoding DUF116 domain-containing protein, translating to MRNEINDYQNVTKNTIGLLMISISISLLLILLVGWLTVGGHMSAYIIFNGIALITFISFFMMLLVSLYTYFRICYNKSVSVLILKWTKHSLKWIYPFLKMVGKLIKRDKNDVRKAFTLLNNKLTMSECKSYHGKDILLVTPHCLQKAHCSIKVTNSIALCQECGMCNVGDLKYLQQTYGVQCDVVTGGTLARKRIKEKKPKLIIAIACERDLVSGLMDVKGIPVYAIINERPEGPCYNTIVQKKEVEDIIKYFLRGEKK from the coding sequence ATGAGAAATGAAATAAATGACTATCAAAATGTTACGAAAAATACAATTGGTTTATTAATGATTTCTATCTCTATTTCTTTGCTATTGATCCTACTGGTTGGATGGCTAACGGTGGGAGGTCATATGAGTGCTTATATAATATTTAACGGAATAGCGCTTATAACGTTTATTTCTTTTTTTATGATGCTGTTGGTAAGTTTGTATACCTATTTTAGGATATGCTATAATAAAAGTGTTTCCGTTTTAATTTTGAAATGGACAAAACATTCGCTGAAGTGGATTTATCCATTTCTAAAAATGGTAGGTAAGTTAATCAAAAGGGATAAAAATGATGTGCGGAAAGCATTCACATTGCTAAACAATAAACTTACGATGAGTGAATGTAAAAGCTATCATGGAAAAGATATTCTTCTGGTAACACCTCATTGTTTGCAAAAGGCTCACTGTTCCATTAAAGTAACTAATAGCATAGCACTTTGTCAGGAATGTGGTATGTGTAATGTAGGAGACTTGAAATATCTCCAACAAACCTATGGCGTTCAATGTGATGTAGTTACTGGAGGAACATTAGCAAGAAAAAGGATAAAGGAAAAAAAACCAAAACTCATCATAGCTATTGCCTGTGAGAGGGATCTAGTTAGCGGGCTTATGGATGTGAAGGGTATTCCTGTATATGCTATTATCAATGAGCGACCAGAGGGTCCTTGTTATAATACTATTGTACAAAAAAAAGAAGTGGAAGACATTATAAAGTATTTTTTAAGAGGTGAAAAAAAGTGA